The Thermoproteota archaeon genome includes a window with the following:
- the thpR gene encoding RNA 2',3'-cyclic phosphodiesterase has protein sequence MRSFVAIEIISKEIIDSIKKIQSEFNINAKPVEIKNIHFTLQFLGEIDENKLNQVKDALERISFESFDVTFTNMGAFPKAKFPRVVWIGVDEDSGKNLIELAKKVESSLSPLGFSSDKPFTPHVTIFRIKNRPNDITEELKRYKNVRFGIQNVQNFKLKKSELTPSGPIYSDLQVVSARP, from the coding sequence ATGAGAAGTTTTGTTGCCATAGAAATAATTAGTAAAGAGATAATTGATTCAATAAAGAAAATACAGTCAGAATTTAACATCAATGCAAAACCTGTTGAAATTAAAAATATTCATTTTACATTACAGTTTTTGGGAGAAATTGATGAAAATAAATTAAATCAAGTAAAGGATGCTTTAGAAAGAATTAGTTTTGAGTCCTTTGATGTGACATTTACAAATATGGGAGCATTTCCTAAAGCAAAATTCCCCAGAGTAGTGTGGATTGGAGTTGATGAAGATTCTGGGAAGAATCTCATAGAATTGGCCAAAAAGGTTGAGAGTTCACTATCACCTTTAGGATTTTCTAGTGATAAACCATTTACCCCTCATGTTACAATCTTTAGAATTAAAAACAGGCCAAATGATATAACAGAAGAATTGAAAAGATACAAGAATGTACGTTTTGGAATTCAAAATGTACAAAATTTTAAATTAAAAAAAAGTGAGTTAACTCCGTCTGGTCCAATTTATTCTGATTTACAAGTGGTGTCAGCAAGACCATGA
- the cca gene encoding CCA tRNA nucleotidyltransferase produces the protein MNQILTTARKSVIPTKKLENEKNSVAKLAFKLVISQIKKHSEILDVEFGGSYAKGTWISAEQGGDIDIFIKFKKETTEKKFIEISKKVGFQALKKFHPYVKYSDHPYVEAKIKTTKVNVVPCYNVEKGEWKSAADRTHFHTQFMLESLSGEMKNDVRLLKKFLMNNGIYGAEIARQGFSGYVAEVLIWNFGSFENVLKEFAKISVGQIIGKATKEFDTVISILDPIDGNRNLAAAISEENIGKFVLASREFLKKPSMHFFRSRKRRVKSEILKNIVIVRFQFKARSPDIIWGQIKRASSALNMQLKLAGFKVIRNAAITDEANDASLIFLLDSVIIPELFVREGPEYFNESDATSFIKKNKKTSKLLWVASNRRVCSLDNRKHNEAKKFLTYLLSKNLSNSGVPAGIKKDIKKFKILTGNMHTSKSIKEAIAEMASTDEILFSSN, from the coding sequence ATGAATCAGATTTTAACAACAGCACGCAAGAGTGTAATTCCTACAAAAAAACTTGAAAATGAAAAAAACTCAGTTGCAAAACTTGCGTTTAAGCTTGTAATCTCTCAAATAAAAAAACATTCTGAAATTCTTGACGTTGAGTTTGGCGGATCTTATGCCAAAGGCACTTGGATATCTGCAGAACAGGGAGGTGATATTGATATTTTTATAAAATTCAAAAAAGAAACTACAGAAAAAAAATTCATAGAAATATCGAAAAAGGTAGGATTTCAAGCACTAAAAAAATTTCATCCGTATGTAAAATATTCAGACCATCCATATGTTGAAGCAAAAATAAAGACAACTAAAGTAAATGTAGTTCCGTGTTACAATGTAGAGAAAGGAGAATGGAAATCAGCTGCTGATAGAACCCATTTTCATACACAGTTTATGCTTGAATCACTTTCAGGTGAAATGAAAAACGATGTAAGATTGCTAAAGAAATTTTTGATGAATAACGGAATCTATGGTGCTGAAATTGCAAGACAGGGATTTAGTGGATATGTAGCTGAAGTTCTCATTTGGAATTTTGGAAGTTTTGAAAATGTTCTAAAAGAATTTGCTAAAATCAGTGTAGGGCAAATTATTGGAAAAGCTACAAAAGAGTTTGATACTGTAATTTCTATTTTGGATCCTATTGACGGAAATAGAAATTTAGCTGCTGCCATATCAGAAGAAAACATAGGAAAATTTGTTCTCGCAAGTAGGGAATTTCTTAAAAAACCATCAATGCATTTCTTTAGATCAAGAAAAAGACGAGTAAAGAGTGAGATTCTCAAAAATATTGTTATTGTTAGATTTCAATTCAAAGCTAGAAGTCCGGATATAATTTGGGGACAGATTAAGCGTGCATCAAGTGCTCTAAACATGCAACTAAAACTTGCAGGATTCAAAGTGATAAGAAATGCTGCAATTACAGATGAGGCTAATGATGCCTCATTAATTTTCTTACTTGATTCGGTGATAATTCCAGAATTATTTGTAAGAGAAGGACCAGAATATTTCAATGAAAGTGATGCAACAAGTTTTATTAAAAAAAATAAAAAGACTAGCAAATTGTTATGGGTTGCAAGCAACAGAAGAGTTTGTTCTCTAGATAATAGAAAACATAATGAAGCAAAGAAATTTCTGACTTATCTACTATCAAAGAATCTTAGTAATTCTGGAGTTCCTGCAGGAATAAAAAAAGATATTAAAAAATTCAAGATTCTTACAGGAAACATGCACACTAGCAAATCAATTAAAGAGGCAATTGCCGAGATGGCATCAACTGATGAAATCCTCTTTTCTTCCAATTAG
- a CDS encoding serine/threonine protein kinase produces the protein MKSSFLPISIFQKEPYSSILGYPKASKRQITSRISELKKLGITKVSFQGQTQIGNLRILGKGYVGVVVLAKKRNNLVALKIRRIDSQRDGMRNEARLLKSANKAKVGPKFIASSKNFILMEYLNGEKVSDWVASVSGRGGAGKIKQTIRSILEECYKLDSSNIDHGELSSISKHVIVGKKITLIDFESSSTKRKVSNVTSATQAIFIGSGISKKVGRLYKIPPREKIIDALRDYKHKKDRKGFDDILKVLKV, from the coding sequence ATGAAATCCTCTTTTCTTCCAATTAGCATATTCCAAAAAGAACCGTATTCATCTATACTTGGATATCCAAAAGCTTCCAAGAGACAAATCACATCAAGAATTTCAGAATTAAAAAAACTAGGAATTACAAAAGTATCTTTTCAAGGTCAGACACAAATTGGAAATTTACGAATTTTAGGAAAAGGATACGTAGGTGTTGTTGTCTTGGCAAAAAAAAGGAATAATCTTGTTGCTCTAAAAATTAGACGGATAGATTCTCAAAGAGATGGAATGAGAAATGAAGCTAGATTACTAAAATCTGCAAACAAGGCCAAAGTTGGACCAAAATTCATAGCCAGCAGTAAAAATTTCATTTTGATGGAGTATCTTAATGGAGAAAAGGTTAGTGATTGGGTTGCATCAGTGAGTGGAAGAGGAGGAGCAGGAAAGATTAAGCAAACAATAAGAAGCATTTTGGAAGAATGCTACAAGCTGGATTCATCCAACATTGATCATGGAGAACTGAGTAGTATTTCTAAACACGTCATAGTTGGTAAAAAAATTACATTGATTGATTTTGAGAGTTCTAGTACAAAACGAAAGGTTTCAAACGTAACTTCTGCGACTCAGGCTATTTTTATTGGCTCTGGAATCTCAAAGAAGGTTGGTCGTCTATACAAAATACCGCCAAGAGAAAAGATCATAGATGCATTAAGAGATTACAAGCACAAAAAAGATCGAAAGGGTTTTGATGATATTTTGAAAGTTCTAAAGGTGTAA
- a CDS encoding DNA-3-methyladenine glycosylase 2 family protein: MALEAAIRHLKKDPKLAKIIFNVGACKIRTARNRYESLVEAIITQQLSGSAAKSISERFRLLYSSRFPKPIDVLKTSDSKLKKTGLSQMKVSYIKDLSKKISSKELQLNKMRNLSDEQVIEELIRVRGIGRWTAEMFLIFSLGRLDVLPVGDLGLKKGIKRLHNLKELPSENKMKKIAEKWRPYRTIATWYLWKSLKNFDEIG; encoded by the coding sequence ATGGCTCTTGAAGCTGCAATAAGACATCTAAAAAAGGATCCAAAATTAGCTAAAATTATCTTTAATGTAGGAGCCTGTAAGATTAGAACCGCCAGAAACCGGTATGAATCACTTGTTGAGGCGATAATTACTCAGCAATTATCTGGATCTGCAGCAAAATCAATATCTGAGAGATTCAGATTGCTTTATTCTTCTAGGTTTCCTAAACCGATTGATGTTCTAAAGACTTCAGACTCAAAATTAAAAAAGACTGGTTTATCACAGATGAAAGTTTCTTACATTAAAGATCTTTCAAAGAAAATCTCTTCTAAAGAATTGCAATTAAACAAGATGCGAAATTTGTCAGATGAGCAAGTTATTGAAGAATTGATACGGGTCAGAGGCATAGGAAGATGGACTGCAGAGATGTTTCTAATATTTTCATTGGGTAGATTAGATGTCTTGCCTGTTGGAGATTTGGGTTTAAAAAAAGGAATTAAGAGATTGCATAATCTAAAAGAACTGCCATCTGAGAATAAGATGAAAAAAATTGCTGAAAAGTGGAGACCTTACAGAACGATTGCCACATGGTATCTTTGGAAAAGTTTGAAAAATTTTGATGAGATAGGTTAG
- a CDS encoding SDR family NAD(P)-dependent oxidoreductase → MLKDKVAIITGASSGIGNATALALSKEGVKVAVGARRTDRLEQLAKKIKENGGEVFFQKLDVTKKSECDFFVKAVLDKWGSVDILVNNAGLMPLSFFKNLKVDEWDRMIDVNIKGVLYCTGAVINHMKEKKSGHIVNISSVAGRIVFPAGSVYCATKHAITAFSEGLRQEFSVRSKIRVTCIEPGVVATELNDSITDESLSGFVESAKKMEALQADDIANAIVYAVKSPEHVSVNEVLVRPTTQER, encoded by the coding sequence ATGTTAAAAGATAAAGTTGCAATTATTACAGGCGCAAGCAGTGGAATTGGAAATGCCACAGCACTTGCTTTATCAAAAGAAGGCGTTAAAGTTGCTGTTGGTGCAAGACGAACTGACAGACTAGAACAACTCGCAAAGAAAATTAAAGAAAACGGCGGAGAAGTCTTTTTTCAAAAACTTGATGTTACAAAAAAATCCGAATGTGATTTTTTTGTTAAAGCTGTATTAGACAAATGGGGCTCTGTTGACATTCTTGTCAATAACGCGGGGTTAATGCCTTTGAGCTTCTTCAAAAATCTTAAGGTGGATGAATGGGATAGAATGATTGATGTTAACATCAAAGGTGTACTGTATTGTACTGGTGCTGTAATCAATCATATGAAAGAGAAAAAATCTGGACATATTGTTAACATCTCATCTGTTGCTGGCCGCATAGTGTTTCCCGCAGGAAGTGTTTATTGTGCAACAAAACATGCAATCACTGCTTTCAGTGAGGGATTAAGACAGGAATTTAGCGTTCGCTCAAAAATCAGAGTTACTTGTATTGAGCCTGGCGTTGTTGCTACAGAACTAAATGATTCTATTACTGATGAATCCCTAAGTGGTTTTGTAGAAAGTGCTAAAAAAATGGAAGCATTACAGGCAGATGATATTGCAAACGCAATTGTTTATGCTGTAAAATCTCCAGAACATGTTAGTGTTAATGAAGTGTTAGTAAGACCTACAACTCAAGAACGATAA
- a CDS encoding nucleotide-binding protein, translating into MKPENCAYCGDLTDMPFECNYCKDPFCSEHRLPEEHRCVKLTQIRAKRFGQKRVIRDGGPNKPGFFKRMFGKFKD; encoded by the coding sequence ATGAAGCCAGAAAATTGTGCTTATTGTGGTGACTTGACAGACATGCCATTTGAGTGCAATTACTGTAAGGATCCTTTTTGTTCCGAACACAGGCTTCCAGAAGAACACAGGTGTGTAAAATTAACTCAGATTAGAGCTAAAAGATTTGGGCAGAAACGAGTGATAAGAGATGGTGGTCCCAACAAGCCTGGTTTTTTCAAGAGAATGTTTGGTAAGTTCAAAGATTAG
- the glnA gene encoding type I glutamate--ammonia ligase, whose protein sequence is MPYKVSHGKAIQIKYSPDEVFSKIQHEDIKFIDLQFTSLMGRFHHTTISANTFTPEQMQDGLPKLDGSSIVGFTSIDDSDLILKPDPNTYAVIPWMTENKTARLLCDVYWGEDRGRLSRDPRGIAQNAEAYLKTQGYDYSAWGPEVEFFVFDKIHWDVLTPYKGQSYSIESVEAPWSQEGTGYPMGLQEGYYPSTPSDTLTPFRNECVNVLNENFGILCDNHHHEVATAGQCEIDIRYDYLTNAADATQSYKFIIRNIAKKFGKVATMMPKPISMDSGSGMHSNVSLWKDKKNIFFDADEEDELSQAGRYFCGGILEHARALCAITNPTTNSYHRLVPGYEAPVYIAWSGSNRSAIVRIPKHFKGAGYSYLKRLEYRAPDPSANPYLVFSAVLAAGLDGLKKKKEPGDQVKEDIFKMTKAERIKRGIGVLPANLGEALDELESDRKFLTPIFTNDVIDKIIELERRDHKEISIRPHPHEFYLYFDV, encoded by the coding sequence TTGCCGTATAAAGTTAGCCACGGAAAAGCGATCCAGATTAAATATTCTCCTGACGAGGTCTTTTCAAAAATTCAGCATGAAGACATCAAGTTTATTGATTTACAGTTTACAAGTTTGATGGGCAGATTCCACCATACAACAATTTCGGCAAATACCTTTACTCCTGAACAGATGCAAGATGGATTACCCAAGCTTGATGGTTCTTCAATTGTGGGTTTTACTAGCATAGATGATTCAGATTTAATTTTAAAACCAGACCCAAATACCTATGCTGTTATCCCTTGGATGACAGAGAACAAGACAGCAAGGTTACTGTGTGATGTTTACTGGGGAGAAGATAGAGGAAGATTATCAAGAGACCCAAGAGGTATTGCACAAAATGCTGAAGCGTATCTAAAGACTCAGGGTTATGATTATAGTGCATGGGGTCCTGAAGTGGAATTTTTTGTATTTGATAAAATTCACTGGGATGTTCTTACACCATACAAAGGCCAATCGTACTCAATTGAATCAGTTGAAGCTCCTTGGAGTCAGGAAGGAACAGGCTATCCAATGGGGTTACAAGAGGGATATTATCCAAGTACCCCTTCAGACACACTTACGCCATTTAGAAACGAATGTGTAAATGTACTAAACGAGAATTTTGGTATTTTATGTGACAATCATCACCACGAAGTTGCAACAGCAGGTCAATGTGAGATTGACATTCGATATGACTATTTGACAAATGCAGCTGATGCAACGCAATCATACAAATTCATAATCAGAAACATAGCAAAGAAATTCGGCAAGGTTGCAACAATGATGCCAAAACCCATTTCAATGGATTCTGGTTCTGGTATGCACTCAAATGTCAGTTTATGGAAAGATAAGAAGAACATCTTCTTTGATGCAGATGAAGAAGATGAGCTAAGTCAAGCTGGAAGATACTTTTGTGGTGGAATTTTAGAACACGCAAGAGCTCTTTGTGCAATTACAAATCCTACTACAAACTCTTACCACAGATTGGTTCCAGGATACGAAGCTCCAGTTTACATTGCATGGAGTGGAAGTAATCGTTCTGCAATAGTTAGAATTCCAAAACATTTCAAGGGTGCAGGATACTCATATCTAAAGCGATTAGAGTATAGAGCACCTGATCCATCAGCAAACCCCTATCTTGTATTTTCTGCTGTATTAGCTGCTGGTCTTGATGGATTAAAGAAGAAGAAAGAACCGGGAGATCAGGTTAAAGAAGATATTTTCAAGATGACAAAAGCTGAGCGCATAAAGAGAGGAATCGGTGTGCTCCCAGCTAATTTAGGTGAAGCATTAGATGAGTTGGAGAGTGATAGAAAGTTCCTTACTCCTATTTTCACTAATGATGTCATTGATAAGATAATCGAGTTGGAGAGAAGAGACCACAAAGAGATCTCAATTAGGCCTCACCCACACGAATTCTATTTGTATTTTGATGTATAG
- a CDS encoding thermosome subunit: MSGQIAKGNMPVVLLKDGASETKGREAQKNNIQACKIVSELVRSSLGPRGMDKMLVDSLGDVTITNDGATILKEIDVQHPAAKMLVEISKSTDNEVGDGTTSAVVLAGALLESAESLVLQDVHPTIIVDGYRKAAKKAKHYLQEIADKVSSNDKNILNKIAKTSMQTKLVRKDSDLLADMIVKAVLAVAEKEGESYSVDIDDIKVEKKAGGSIGDSALIQGIVLDKEVVHGQMPKKVTDAKIALINTALEISKTETDAKINISNPQQMKAFLDEENRMLKNMVDKVIASGANAVLCQKGIDDMAQHYLAKAGVLAVRRIKESDLTKLAKATGARIVTNLDDLFEKDLGTAETVEERKIEEDRWVFIEGCKHPKAVTLLLRGGSQRVVDEVDRSVHDAVMVVKDVMEEPSIVAGGGAPETYAATKLRNWSKSLEGREQLAVEKFADALEAIPLTLSENAGMDPIDTLTALRSRQLKGEKWTGIDVMKGKIANMKSSDIIEPLSVKNQIVSAASEAACMILRIDDVVSTTKSAGPPPGAEGGMPPGMGGMGGMPPGMGGMPDMGGMM, encoded by the coding sequence ATGAGTGGACAAATTGCAAAAGGAAACATGCCAGTAGTCCTGTTAAAGGATGGCGCATCTGAAACCAAAGGTCGTGAGGCTCAAAAAAATAACATTCAAGCATGCAAAATTGTCTCAGAACTAGTCCGCTCAAGTTTGGGTCCACGTGGAATGGACAAGATGTTAGTAGATTCTCTAGGTGATGTTACAATTACAAATGACGGCGCAACAATTCTCAAAGAGATTGATGTCCAGCACCCAGCAGCAAAGATGCTGGTTGAAATTTCAAAATCTACTGATAATGAGGTTGGAGACGGTACCACATCAGCAGTTGTCTTGGCAGGAGCTCTGTTGGAGAGTGCAGAATCTCTAGTTCTTCAAGACGTTCATCCAACAATTATTGTTGATGGATATCGAAAGGCAGCAAAGAAAGCAAAACATTACTTGCAAGAAATCGCTGACAAAGTTTCCTCTAATGATAAAAACATACTAAACAAAATTGCAAAAACATCAATGCAAACTAAACTTGTTAGAAAAGATTCTGATTTACTCGCTGATATGATTGTAAAAGCAGTCTTGGCAGTTGCTGAAAAAGAAGGCGAGTCATACTCTGTAGATATTGATGATATTAAAGTTGAAAAGAAGGCTGGAGGATCTATTGGAGACTCTGCCCTGATACAAGGTATTGTATTGGATAAAGAAGTAGTTCATGGTCAAATGCCAAAGAAAGTTACTGATGCAAAAATTGCACTAATCAACACTGCACTTGAAATCAGCAAGACTGAGACTGATGCCAAGATTAACATTTCAAACCCTCAACAAATGAAAGCATTTTTGGATGAAGAAAACAGAATGCTGAAAAATATGGTTGACAAAGTTATTGCCTCTGGTGCAAACGCAGTTCTATGTCAAAAAGGCATTGATGATATGGCACAACACTATCTTGCTAAAGCAGGAGTTTTAGCTGTTAGAAGAATTAAGGAAAGTGATCTTACTAAACTCGCAAAAGCAACAGGTGCCAGAATTGTTACTAACTTAGATGACCTATTTGAGAAAGATCTTGGAACAGCAGAAACTGTAGAAGAGAGAAAGATCGAAGAGGATCGTTGGGTCTTCATTGAGGGATGTAAACATCCAAAAGCTGTTACCCTCTTACTAAGAGGCGGTTCTCAAAGAGTTGTTGATGAAGTTGACAGATCAGTACATGATGCTGTCATGGTAGTAAAAGACGTAATGGAAGAACCATCAATTGTCGCTGGTGGTGGTGCACCTGAAACATATGCAGCAACTAAACTACGAAACTGGTCAAAATCTCTTGAAGGTAGAGAACAATTAGCAGTCGAAAAATTTGCAGACGCATTAGAAGCAATTCCATTAACACTTTCTGAAAATGCAGGAATGGATCCAATTGATACCCTAACCGCATTGCGTTCAAGACAACTTAAAGGAGAAAAATGGACTGGCATTGATGTAATGAAAGGAAAGATTGCTAATATGAAATCCAGTGATATTATCGAACCACTTTCTGTTAAAAATCAAATTGTATCTGCTGCATCAGAAGCTGCTTGTATGATTCTAAGAATCGATGATGTTGTATCCACAACAAAATCTGCCGGACCTCCACCTGGCGCTGAAGGCGGAATGCCACCTGGAATGGGTGGAATGGGAGGAATGCCACCTGGAATGGGTGGAATGCCTGATATGGGCGGAATGATGTAG
- a CDS encoding serine hydroxymethyltransferase, which yields MAETANKKSYKKIFSQLKDHNKWFENSIPLIASENVPSPAVREAIISDFGNRYAEGWPGERVYAGCIYIDEVEFECMKLAKKLFKAEFADVRAISGVVANLAIYSAFTNPGDVMLAPSIPAGGHISHGKKEHSGTAGLVHGLEIEFYPFDAEEMTIDVDKTKQKVEELKKSGRLPKMAMFGGSLFLFPHPVKELAEFLKGHGMHVNYDAAHVAGLIAGGEFQDPLREGADTMTMSTHKTLFGPQGGLVLGSEKHGDAIKKATFPGLTSSHHIHHMAAKAITFAEALEFGKDYAKDVIKNAKILAESLSGFGFKVLGESRGFTKSHQIAVNVLDYSDGGEVEANLEKANIIVNRQLIPGDIKAGRNYFHPGGIRLGVSEITRLGMKGSEMKEIASFIKQVVIDKKDPKKILPKVKSLRKDFQKVHYCFDKKLGAYEYVKLR from the coding sequence ATGGCTGAGACTGCTAACAAAAAATCCTATAAGAAAATCTTCTCACAATTAAAAGACCATAACAAGTGGTTTGAGAACTCCATTCCACTTATTGCTAGTGAGAATGTTCCAAGTCCAGCAGTAAGGGAGGCCATAATATCGGACTTTGGGAATAGATATGCAGAAGGCTGGCCAGGAGAGCGAGTTTATGCTGGATGTATCTACATTGACGAAGTCGAATTTGAATGCATGAAGCTTGCAAAGAAGCTTTTCAAAGCCGAATTTGCCGATGTTAGAGCTATTTCTGGAGTAGTTGCAAATCTTGCAATATACTCTGCATTTACAAATCCTGGAGATGTAATGCTTGCTCCATCAATTCCTGCAGGTGGCCATATCTCTCACGGAAAGAAAGAGCACTCTGGTACTGCAGGTTTAGTTCATGGTTTAGAAATTGAGTTTTATCCATTTGATGCCGAAGAGATGACTATTGATGTTGATAAAACAAAACAAAAGGTGGAAGAGCTAAAAAAATCAGGACGACTTCCAAAGATGGCAATGTTTGGAGGCTCATTGTTTTTGTTTCCTCATCCGGTAAAGGAATTAGCTGAGTTTCTTAAAGGACATGGTATGCATGTTAATTATGATGCAGCACACGTAGCAGGTTTGATTGCTGGTGGAGAATTTCAAGATCCTTTACGAGAGGGAGCTGATACCATGACAATGAGTACTCACAAGACATTATTTGGTCCCCAAGGAGGATTGGTCTTAGGTTCTGAAAAACATGGAGATGCAATCAAGAAAGCTACATTCCCAGGTCTAACAAGCAGCCATCACATTCATCACATGGCAGCTAAAGCAATTACATTTGCTGAGGCATTAGAGTTTGGAAAAGATTATGCTAAGGATGTGATAAAGAATGCAAAGATTCTTGCAGAATCACTTAGTGGATTTGGTTTTAAGGTTCTTGGTGAGAGTAGAGGTTTTACAAAATCTCACCAAATTGCTGTAAATGTTTTAGATTATTCAGATGGTGGAGAAGTTGAAGCTAATTTGGAAAAAGCAAACATAATTGTCAACAGACAATTAATTCCCGGAGACATTAAAGCTGGTAGAAACTATTTCCATCCTGGAGGAATTAGATTAGGAGTATCTGAGATTACGAGATTAGGAATGAAAGGTTCTGAAATGAAAGAGATTGCATCATTTATCAAACAGGTCGTTATTGACAAGAAAGATCCTAAGAAGATTTTACCCAAAGTAAAATCATTGAGAAAAGATTTCCAAAAGGTGCATTATTGTTTTGATAAAAAACTTGGTGCGTATGAATACGTAAAATTACGCTAG